ACTGTGCACATCTGCTACAGCGGAAACCAGTACCGATCACTCTTCCCAGACGCATTGGACATGAAGTGCAGCCAATTCACGCTGGAGTTTGCTAACAGAGACACAACCAGACTAGGCTTAGATAAGGAGAGTAGAGTGGGATACCAAGCCCTAAACCTCTTTAAAGAATACGGAGATAAAAGGGAAATTGGGGTTGGTGTGGTTGATGTTCACGTTGATAGCATCGAGCCACCAGATCTTATCAGAGACCGCATACTCTACGCAGCGAAGGTGCTCGAAGACCCAAAGAGGGTCTATGTGAACCCGGATTGCGGGCTAAGAACCCGAAGCAGAGCAGTGGCCTTCGCTAAGCTAAGAAACCTCTGCCTAGGGAGTGAACTAGCAAGGAGCACCAACTTCTGATGAGTTAATAGCAGCCAAGAAGGCGCTTCACCGCTAACAAACGTTTAATAATGTGTGAAAAGAGGGTGTGTGGTAGGCGGGTGAGTGGGGGCACCTCCACCCGTTCCGCCTAATAAACCCCGGGTTAGGAGGTGGTGGTGTGAAGAATAGAAATAGGTTTGTTGCAGAGGCTTCCTTATTCGCTGCGCTCTATGCGGTTGGTGTTCTGCTGCTTGCTCCGATGAGCTTTGGTGTACTTCAGGTTAGGGTCGCTGATGCGCTGATCCCCCTATCTATACTGCTCGGCTGGCCTGTGGTCGTGGGTGTAACTTTGGGCAATCTTGTGGCAAACGCTTTGGGTAGCCCATTCGGTATAGTGGATATTTTAGGCGGCACCGCAGCCAACTTCGTCGCCTCCTACGTAGCTATGAAGATCGCAGAAACACACTTCAGAGGGTCTTGGCTTCTAGGTTGCGCATCTGCCAACGTTATTGTTAGCGTGATCGTAGGCGGGTATATTACGTGGCTCGCTCAGATACCTTTAGATTCCCCCTTGTGGGAGATTCCTATCGTAAGTGTCTTGATAGGGTCTACCGTTTCAATAAACATCGTTGGCTACCTCGTGCTGAAAGCGCTGAAGATCCGGATGGTAAAGTAAGATGGGTGTGATAGCAATAGTGGGCTCTCCGGGCACAGGTAAGAAGACGGTTGCACGCGCCCTAGCTTCGAGGATGCGGTTAGAGTATTTAGATGTAAATGATGTAGCCATAGCGAAGGGTGCTGCAGTGGGTAGAGAAGAAGGCGAATACATAATCTCAACAAGTAGACTACGTAAGATCCTTCTCCCAATGATCGAGGGGAAGCGTCTAATCCTAAGCGGACACCTCCTACCATCGGTTCTAAAGCGAGATGAGGTGGAGTTGGCGATACTCCTCAGGTGTGCACCAGAGGTCTTAGAGGCGAGGCTGGCTGCAAGAGGATATAGTGAGGCTAAGATTAGGGAGAATGTTGCTGCTGAGGTGCTGGGTGTTGTAGCAGCTGAGGCGATTAAAGCGTTTGGTGTTGATAAGGTTAGCGAGCACGATACCACAAATAGGAGCGTAGAGGAAACAGTTGACGAGATCATAAATGTAATTCAAGGGAGAGATCCTTTAAATCGACCTAAGATTGATTGGCTCCCTGGAGTTGCTGAGAAAGGTCTGCTCAAAAAGTATTTTCCTTAATCACTTCAAGGCTATCTTTATCGTTAAACCATCGACTTCAGACTCAGACCAACTGTATCTTGGATCAGCTTCTTTGACAAACTCTGCTTCCCTCACCCTAACCAAATAGGCTAGTCTATCGAGTAAAGGTGTGAGCGCAGAGACCCACTCTTCACTGAGCCCACAGATCTTCGCTGAAGTAAGGATTTGTGTTGGGTTGTAGCCCATCTCCTTCCTAAGTGCCTGTATCCTACGGGCTATGTCT
This genomic stretch from Nitrososphaerota archaeon harbors:
- a CDS encoding QueT transporter family protein; its protein translation is MKNRNRFVAEASLFAALYAVGVLLLAPMSFGVLQVRVADALIPLSILLGWPVVVGVTLGNLVANALGSPFGIVDILGGTAANFVASYVAMKIAETHFRGSWLLGCASANVIVSVIVGGYITWLAQIPLDSPLWEIPIVSVLIGSTVSINIVGYLVLKALKIRMVK
- a CDS encoding AAA family ATPase; amino-acid sequence: MGVIAIVGSPGTGKKTVARALASRMRLEYLDVNDVAIAKGAAVGREEGEYIISTSRLRKILLPMIEGKRLILSGHLLPSVLKRDEVELAILLRCAPEVLEARLAARGYSEAKIRENVAAEVLGVVAAEAIKAFGVDKVSEHDTTNRSVEETVDEIINVIQGRDPLNRPKIDWLPGVAEKGLLKKYFP